In Thermotomaculum hydrothermale, a single genomic region encodes these proteins:
- a CDS encoding DUF134 domain-containing protein, with amino-acid sequence MVRPRKLRVIGKKPEVKIFKPVGMPFRMIENITLTLDEFEAIRLCDYEGLDHAEAAELMKISRPTFTRLIDKARNKIATAIVEGKAITVEGGNVAFEERQRCKDCNKEIPATKKHNCKNKGGNNGK; translated from the coding sequence ATGGTCAGGCCAAGAAAATTAAGGGTTATAGGGAAAAAACCTGAAGTTAAGATATTCAAGCCTGTGGGAATGCCTTTTAGAATGATAGAAAATATAACCCTTACCCTTGACGAGTTTGAGGCAATAAGGCTATGCGATTACGAGGGGCTTGACCATGCAGAGGCTGCAGAGTTAATGAAAATATCAAGGCCTACCTTTACAAGGCTTATTGATAAAGCAAGAAACAAAATTGCAACAGCAATTGTTGAAGGAAAAGCCATAACTGTTGAAGGGGGAAATGTGGCCTTTGAGGAAAGACAGAGATGCAAAGATTGCAATAAAGAAATTCCAGCAACAAAAAAGCATAATTGCAAAAATAAAGGAGGAAACAATGGCAAATAG
- the buk gene encoding butyrate kinase has protein sequence MTYKILTINPGSTSTKVGLFEGSNPIKVENLKHDSNELLQFNSVYEQFPFRKKAIMDFLNTNGIELKEIDAFAGRGGLLKPIPGGVYRVNTLMKRHLKYAKFGEHASNLGAILADELAKEAGDKPAFIVDPPVVDEMIEEARYSGMPENPRKSVFHALNQKAVARRYADSIGKKYNELNLVVAHLGGGITIGAHRKGRVIDVNDGLSGDGPFSPERSGGVPTLKLIELCYSGKYEPETMKRKAVGKGGLVAYLKTSDAIKIEEMIKQGDKKAETVYRAMAYQVAKEIGAYHVALSCETDAIIITGGLAHSEMLVSWIKERVESLAKIVVFPGEDELLALAEGSIKALNGEIEIMEYE, from the coding sequence ATGACATACAAAATATTAACAATAAACCCTGGCTCAACCTCAACAAAGGTAGGATTGTTTGAAGGTTCAAACCCGATTAAGGTTGAAAACCTAAAACACGACAGCAATGAATTATTACAATTTAACTCTGTTTACGAGCAATTCCCATTCAGGAAAAAGGCAATAATGGATTTTTTAAACACAAACGGAATTGAATTAAAAGAGATTGATGCATTTGCAGGGAGGGGTGGGCTGTTAAAACCAATCCCCGGCGGGGTTTACAGGGTTAACACATTAATGAAAAGGCATTTAAAATACGCAAAATTTGGAGAGCATGCATCAAATTTAGGGGCAATTTTAGCAGATGAATTGGCAAAGGAAGCGGGGGATAAACCAGCATTTATTGTTGACCCGCCTGTTGTTGATGAAATGATAGAGGAAGCCCGTTACTCTGGAATGCCTGAAAATCCAAGAAAATCAGTGTTTCACGCATTAAACCAAAAGGCTGTTGCAAGGAGGTATGCAGATTCTATCGGCAAAAAATACAATGAATTAAACCTTGTTGTAGCCCATTTAGGAGGCGGGATTACTATTGGCGCCCATAGAAAGGGCAGGGTTATTGATGTTAACGACGGTTTATCTGGGGACGGTCCATTTTCCCCTGAGAGAAGCGGGGGAGTTCCAACCTTAAAACTTATTGAACTTTGCTACTCAGGTAAGTATGAGCCTGAAACAATGAAAAGAAAAGCAGTTGGAAAAGGGGGGCTTGTTGCATATTTAAAAACAAGCGACGCAATAAAAATAGAAGAAATGATAAAACAGGGGGATAAAAAAGCAGAAACAGTTTACAGGGCAATGGCCTATCAGGTTGCAAAAGAGATTGGTGCATACCATGTTGCTTTAAGTTGCGAAACAGATGCAATTATAATAACAGGGGGGCTTGCACACTCTGAAATGCTTGTCTCCTGGATAAAGGAAAGGGTTGAGTCCTTAGCAAAGATTGTTGTATTCCCTGGGGAAGACGAATTGTTAGCCCTTGCAGAGGGAAGTATAAAAGCATTAAATGGAGAAATTGAGATAATGGAGTACGAATAG
- a CDS encoding bifunctional enoyl-CoA hydratase/phosphate acetyltransferase, which produces MKKLSNLIEKAKGAQKKKIVVVEGHDLPVLEAIKEALGLEIIEPILVGEKEKIEKSLKELDIPVSQVEILNTHSPEESAKNGISLVSKKMADVVMKGLIPTDTFLKAILNKEWGLRTDSILSHIALFEIPTYHKLLLITDAAMNIAPDINQKIHITKNAVNFMKNIVEEKPKVAFLTHNEKVKPGVQASEDAAMLTMMAKRGQLGDIVADGPLALDNIISKEAAEHKGIKSEVAGDADIIICPEIMSGNALYKSLTYFVKAKAAALIAGAKAPVVLTSRADSAETKLYSIVFAVVNS; this is translated from the coding sequence ATGAAAAAGCTTTCAAACCTGATAGAAAAGGCTAAAGGTGCGCAAAAAAAGAAGATAGTCGTTGTTGAAGGCCATGATCTCCCTGTACTTGAAGCAATAAAAGAGGCTTTGGGATTGGAAATAATAGAGCCTATTTTAGTTGGAGAGAAGGAAAAAATAGAAAAATCCCTTAAAGAATTAGATATTCCTGTTTCACAGGTGGAAATACTCAATACACATTCACCTGAAGAATCTGCAAAAAACGGGATTTCCCTTGTTTCCAAGAAAATGGCAGATGTGGTAATGAAGGGGCTTATTCCAACTGATACATTTTTAAAAGCAATTTTAAACAAAGAGTGGGGGTTGAGAACAGATTCAATCCTCTCCCATATTGCACTGTTTGAAATACCCACCTACCATAAACTTCTTCTTATAACAGATGCGGCAATGAACATAGCTCCTGATATAAACCAGAAGATTCACATAACAAAAAATGCTGTTAATTTTATGAAAAACATAGTGGAAGAAAAACCTAAAGTAGCTTTTTTAACTCATAACGAAAAGGTAAAACCAGGGGTTCAGGCTTCAGAAGACGCAGCAATGCTAACAATGATGGCAAAAAGGGGACAATTGGGAGATATAGTTGCAGACGGCCCACTTGCCCTTGACAACATAATCTCAAAAGAGGCTGCCGAACACAAAGGAATTAAATCAGAGGTTGCAGGGGATGCTGATATAATTATCTGCCCTGAAATTATGAGTGGAAATGCACTTTACAAATCATTAACCTACTTTGTAAAGGCAAAAGCAGCCGCATTGATTGCAGGGGCAAAGGCACCGGTTGTACTAACCTCAAGAGCGGATAGCGCTGAGACAAAGTTGTATTCAATAGTTTTTGCAGTGGTAAACTCATAG